A window of Primulina tabacum isolate GXHZ01 chromosome 4, ASM2559414v2, whole genome shotgun sequence contains these coding sequences:
- the LOC142541808 gene encoding uncharacterized protein LOC142541808, giving the protein MIENIPIAPEQHLRKIPQFFNEVYDEQIPDSFGIPASSRTNFYNPERPDLGVKMVFKSKGDLIASVKDFSVRVLRREYIVVQRSPTIWKVKCKNWSEGGNCGWGLRASFKKSLGYFMITKYGDDHTCMSTQVGIDHHNLDVNMIASTLLGIVRCDPAYEIKYVRESIKEKYGYDISYAKAWQSLKRAVEVIYGTWESSVTLLPKYMGALSKYNPGTIVEWKHLRPYDYPHKTLNFVFWAFKPCVDGFRHCRNIISVDGTHMYTKYKHKLLIAVTLDANNQVLPLAFALVHEENYESWHWFLSNIARNVTRECNGVCLISDRHASITSAVQDLPDFKSPRGVHRFCLRHICSNFNKQIMQQLSSICQTFQKKNGHWLMMGDGDEG; this is encoded by the exons ATGATAGAGAACATTCCTATTGCACCAGAGCAACATTTACGTAAAATTCCCCAATTTTTCAATGAAGTCTACGACGAACAAATTCCAGATTCATTTGGTATTCCTGCTTCTTCACGAACAAACTTTTACAATCCTGAAAGACCAGATCTCGGTGTAAAAATGGTTTTTAAGAGCAAAGGTGATTTAATAGCTTCAGTGAAGGATTTTTCTGTTCGGGTTTTGAGACGTGAATATATCGTTGTCCAAAGGTCTCCGACAATTTGGAAGGTCAAATGCAAGAACTGGTCCGAAGGTGGCAACTGTGGGTGGGGACTTCGAGCATCGTTCAAAAAAAGTTTAGGCTACTTcatgatcacaaaatatggtGATGATCACACATGCATGTCTACCCAAGTCGGTATAGATCACCACAACCTTGATGTAAACATGATAGCCAGCACACTTTTGGGAATCGTGCGTTGTGATCCTGCATACGAGATCAAATATGTGAGAGAAagtattaaagaaaaatatgggTATGATATATCGTATGCTAAGGCATGGCAGAGTTTAAAACGCGCGGTGGAGGTAATCTATGGTACATGGGAAAGCTCTGTAACTTTGCTTCCTAAATATATGGGAGCTTTGTCGAAGTACAATCCAGGAACTATTGTAGAATGGAAGCATCTTCGACCGTATGATTATCCACATAAAACTTTGAACTTTGTGTTTTGGGCCTTCAAACCATGTGTAGATGGTTTTCGACATTGTCGCAACATAATAAGCGTAGACGGTACCCATATGTACACCAAATATAAGCACAAACTACTCATAGCAGTAACTTTGGATGCCAATAACCAGGTTTTGCCGCTAGCATTTGCGCTTGTTCATGAAGAGAATTATGAGTCTTGGCATTGGTTCCTCAGTAATATTGCACGAAATGTTACCAGAGAGTGTAATGGTGTGTGTCTTATATCTGATAGACATGCGAGTATAACAAGTGCAGTGCAAGATCTCCCTGACTTCAAGTCTCCTCGTGGTGTTCATCGTTTTTGTTTGAGGCATATTTGCTCTAATTTCAACA AACAAATAATGCAGCAGCTTTCATCTATTTGTCAAACATTCCAAAAGAAAAATGGTCATTGGCTCATGATGGGGGATGGAGACGAGGGATAA